A single window of Salvia splendens isolate huo1 chromosome 6, SspV2, whole genome shotgun sequence DNA harbors:
- the LOC121806909 gene encoding probable arabinosyltransferase ARAD1 gives MNLRPKLRSPPAASLPHSTKPTPIKMPSKSLLRPTLVLASFLSLLAFYSFVLHTPPNNRSATSIDAALGNRNALSLHRADKVKIYMYDLPRRFTYGVIESYAAARGGEPVADDALLKYPGNQHSAEWYLFSDMNRPSEERIDSAVTRVTDPEEADLFYVPFFSSLSLVANPVRSAAANATSDKTVYSDEQTQEALMDWLEEQKYWKKNNGWDHVFICQDPNALYKVIDRVKNGVLLVSDFGRLARNQASLVKDVILPYSHRINTFKGDVGLDNRKSLLFFMGNRYRKEGGKIRDLLFQLLENEEGVIIKHGAQSRESRRAATQGMHTSKFCLHPAGDTPSACRLFDAIVSLCVPVIVSDYIELPFEDVIDYRKIAIFVDSTSATKPGHLVKLLRKLSPEKILKFQKELQKVKRYFEYEDPNGTVKEIWRQVSQKLPLIKLMSNRDQRIVLRDLAEPDCSCICSNQTGISTTL, from the exons ATGAATCTCCGCCCCAAACTCCGATCGCCTCCCGCCGCCTCTCTGCCGCACAGCACTAAACCGACTCCGATTAAAATGCCCAGCAAATCTCTCCTGCGGCCGACGCTCGTCCTCGCCTCTTTCCTATCCCTTCTCGCCTTCTACTCCTTCGTCCTCCACACTCCCCCCAACAACAGATCCGCTACCTCTATCGATGCAGCCCTCGGCAATCGCAACGCTCTTTCTCTCCATCGCGCTGACAAAGTGAAGATATATATGTACGATTTGCCGAGGAGGTTCACGTACGGGGTGATCGAGAGCTACGCAGCGGCGCGCGGTGGGGAGCCTGTCGCCGACGATGCGCTGCTCAAGTACCCTGGGAATCAGCACTCCGCCGAGTGGTACCTGTTTTCCGACATGAATCGTCCGAGTGAAGAGCGGATTGACTCGGCTGTGACTCGCGTGACGGACCCCGAGGAAGCTGACCTCTTCTATGTCCCCTTCTTCTCTTCATTGAGTCTCGTCGCTAATCCCGTCCGATCCGCCGCTGCGAACGCGACTTCTGATAAGACTGTCTATAGTGACGAGCAAACTCAG GAGGCTTTGATGGATTGGCTGGAGGAACAAAAATactggaaaaaaaataatgggTGGGATCATGTATTCATATGTCAGGATCCCAATGCTCTGTATAAGGTCATTGATAGAGTGAAAAATGGGGTGCTATTAGTTTCAGACTTTGGGAGGTTGGCTCGCAATCAAGCATCACTGGTTAAGGACGTGATTCTTCCGTATTCACATAGGATTAATACATTCAAAGGGGATGTTGGACTGGACAACCGCAAGTCTCTGCTATTCTTTATGGGGAATCGGTACCGAAAAGAG GGTGGTAAGATTCGAGATTTGCTTTTCCAACTGCTTGAGAATGAAGAGGGAGTTATAATTAAACATGGAGCACAGTCTAGGGAGAGTCGCCGTGCAGCAACACAAGGAATGCATACATCAAAGTTTTGTTTGCATCCAGCTGGTGATACTCCATCAGCTTGCCGACTATTTGATGCCATTGTGAGTTTATGTGTTCCTGTCATTGTCAGTGATTACATTGAGCTGCCTTTTGAAGATGTCATAGACTATAGAAAGATCGCCATTTTTGTTGATTCCACCTCTGCAACTAAACCTGGGCACTTGGTGAAGTTGCTGAGAAAACTCAGCCCGGAAAAGATTCTGAAGTTCCAAAAGGAATTGCAAAAG GTGAAGAGGTACTTCGAGTATGAAGATCCCAATGGGACTGTCAAAGAAATCTGGCGGCAGGTTTCTCAAAAGTTGCCTCTCATAAAACTTATGAGTAACCGCGACCAACGGATTGTGCTGCGTGACCTGGCAGAGCCAGACTGTTCGTGTATCTGCTCAAACCAAACAGGCATAAGCACAACGCTGTGA
- the LOC121806910 gene encoding 14 kDa zinc-binding protein-like has protein sequence MNSLYLLRGAISLRAFNFIKTANQTAQIQDASIRRPLQFRRVLSSVRATSDEELAATAAAANADSGAPTIFDKIISKEIPSSIVYEDESVLAFRDISPQAPVHVLVIPKLRDGLTQLGKAEKRHEEILGQLLHAAKIVAEKEGISDGFRVVINSGASACQSVYHLHLHVLGGRQMKWPPG, from the exons ATGAATTCCCTCTACTTGTTGCG CGGCGCCATTTCTCTTCGAGCATTCAACTTTATCAAAACAGCTAATCAAACTGCCCAGATTCAGGATGCATCTATTCGTCGCCCTCTTCAGTTCCGCAG GGTTTTGTCATCTGTAAGAGCTACAAGCGATGAAGAGTTGGCTGCTACTGCTGCCGCCGCCAATGCTGATAGCGGCGCCCCAACAAT ATTTGACAAGATTATATCTAAGGAGATCCCATCTTCAATTGTGTATGAGGATGAATCGGTTCTTGCCTTTCGAGACATTAGCCCACAGGCCCCGGTTCATGTTCTAGTCATTCCAAAGCTACGCGATGGTTTAACCCAGCTCGGGAAG GCTGAAAAAAGGCATGAAGAGATATTGGGGCAGCTTCTTCATGCTGCTAAGATAGTAGCGGAGAAAGAAGGGATCAGTGATGGTTTTCGCGTTGTCATTAACAGTGGCGCATCTGCTT GTCAATCTGTTTACCATCTTCACCTACATGTTCTTGGAGGGAGACAGATGAAATGGCCACCTGGTTAA